The genomic window CGGACGCGGGCCGGAAGACGGTCACCTTCAGGAAGCCATGAGTCAGCGTATGACCCTGCGCACCATCCTCCCCACAGACCTCTCGCCCATCGAGACCAATGCCCTGCTCTGCAGCGGTGTGGCCCCCCGGCCCATCGCCCTGGCCAGCACGGTCTCGAAGGAGGGCATCCGCAACCTGTCGCCCTTCAGCTTCTTCAACGCCTTCGGCTCGAACCCGCCCACGGTGGCCTTCGCGCCCAACCGCCGGGGCCGGGACGGCACCGTGAAGCACACCTACCTGAACGCCGTGGCCACGGGCGAGTTCGTCATCGCCGCCGTGAGCCACGCCATGCTGCATCCCATGAATGTGGCCAGCGCCGAGTGGCCCGACGGCGTGGACGAATTCCCTAAGAGCGGCCTCACGCCCCTTCCCGCCCGCTTCGTGACGCCCGCCCTGGTGGCCGAGAGCCCCTTCCAAATGGAGTGCCGCCTGCAGCAGGTGGTCGAGCTCGGCCACGGTCCGGGATCCGGCCTCATGCTCATCGGCGAGGTGCTCGCCTTTCATGTGCGCGAAGACTGTTTCAGCGGCGGCGTCCCCCACCCCGATGCCCTGGATCTCATCGGCCGCAACGGCGGAGCGTTCTACACCCGCGCCAGCGGCGCGGCCGTCTTCGAAGTGCCCAAGCCCGCCGGGAAACCCCTGGGCTACGACGCCTTGCCCGAAGTCCTGAAGCAGAGCCGAGTCCTCACCGCCAACGACCTCGGCCAGCTGGCCAACAGCCCGGGCCTGCCGGACCTCTCAGACCTGGCGCGTCAGCCCGGGGATCCGGCCGCGCCCCTCGGTCTCGAGCAGGCGATCCGCCAGGCCCTGGCCTCGGGGGACCTGGCCGAGGCCTGGCGCCTGGTGGGGCTGCGCCTGCAAGCCTGACCCGCGCTCGCAGGAGCGGTGCCCGGCCCGATTCCCCTTGCCGGGGGCCAAAGCCCGGCAGTAGCGTGGCACTCACGGCCCACAGGAGCTTGCATGTCCGTTCACGCACGACTCGCCATTCTGGCCTTCGCCCTCGGAACAGCTCTGGCAGCCCAGCCTGCGCGCTCGGCCGAAGTCCGCGCCTTCCTGAAGGTGGACGCGCCGGTGGTGGCCCTGGTGCACGCCCGCGTGGTGGATGGCACCGGCGCCCCTGCCCGTGAGGACCAGACCCTGGTCCTCCGCGACGGCCGCATCGAGGCCATGGGCGCGACCACCACCGTGGCGGCGCCCAAGGGCGCGCAGGTGCTGGACCTCACGGGTCACACAGTGCTCCCGGGCCTGGTGGGCATGCACAACCACCTGTTCTACACCCACTCCATCCACAGCGACGAGAAGGGCGCCGCCGTGGCGCCGGGACGGCTCTTCGCCGAGATCGCCCACTCGGCGCCGCGCCTCTACCTGGCCTGCGGGGTCACCACCATCCGCACCACGGGCAGCCTGGAGCCCTACACGGACCTCAACATCAAGCGGCAGATCGATGCG from Geothrix sp. includes these protein-coding regions:
- a CDS encoding flavin reductase family protein is translated as MTLRTILPTDLSPIETNALLCSGVAPRPIALASTVSKEGIRNLSPFSFFNAFGSNPPTVAFAPNRRGRDGTVKHTYLNAVATGEFVIAAVSHAMLHPMNVASAEWPDGVDEFPKSGLTPLPARFVTPALVAESPFQMECRLQQVVELGHGPGSGLMLIGEVLAFHVREDCFSGGVPHPDALDLIGRNGGAFYTRASGAAVFEVPKPAGKPLGYDALPEVLKQSRVLTANDLGQLANSPGLPDLSDLARQPGDPAAPLGLEQAIRQALASGDLAEAWRLVGLRLQA